One region of Cobetia sp. cqz5-12 genomic DNA includes:
- a CDS encoding S-(hydroxymethyl)glutathione dehydrogenase/class III alcohol dehydrogenase codes for MKSRAAIALEAGKPLELLEIDVEGPKAGEVLVRIVNTAVCHTDAFTLSGADPEGLFPSVLGHEGAGIVEEVGEGVTGLVPGDHVIPLYTAECGKCKFCLSGKTNLCSAVRATQGRGLMPDGTSRFSLDGKMLHHYMGTSTFSEYTVVPEVSLAKVSKEAPLDKICLLGCGVTTGIGAVMNTAKVEPGATVAIFGLGAIGLAAIQGAVMAKASRIIAIDINEDKFDLARKFGATDFVNPSKLSVPVQEAIVEMTDGGVDYSFECIGNVNVMRAALECAHKGWGESIIIGVAGAGEEISTRPFQLVTGRVWKGSAFGGVKGRTELPGYVERYMDGAINLDDFITHQMPFEKINESFDLLHEGKSIRTVLSF; via the coding sequence ATGAAATCACGTGCTGCGATTGCGCTGGAAGCCGGCAAGCCGCTGGAACTGCTCGAGATCGATGTCGAAGGGCCGAAGGCCGGTGAGGTGCTGGTACGCATCGTCAATACCGCCGTCTGCCATACCGATGCGTTCACCCTGTCCGGCGCAGACCCGGAAGGCCTGTTCCCGTCCGTGCTGGGCCACGAAGGCGCCGGTATCGTCGAGGAAGTGGGCGAGGGCGTGACTGGCCTGGTGCCGGGCGATCACGTCATTCCGCTCTATACCGCGGAATGCGGCAAGTGCAAGTTCTGCCTCTCCGGCAAGACCAACCTGTGCAGCGCCGTGCGTGCCACCCAGGGTCGCGGCCTGATGCCGGACGGCACTTCGCGCTTCTCTCTCGATGGCAAGATGCTGCACCACTACATGGGCACCTCTACCTTCTCCGAATACACCGTGGTGCCGGAAGTCTCGCTGGCCAAGGTGTCCAAGGAAGCGCCGCTGGACAAGATCTGCCTGCTGGGCTGTGGCGTCACCACCGGTATCGGCGCGGTAATGAACACCGCCAAGGTCGAGCCGGGTGCTACCGTCGCCATCTTCGGCCTCGGTGCCATCGGTCTGGCCGCCATCCAGGGCGCGGTGATGGCCAAGGCGTCGCGCATCATCGCCATCGACATCAATGAAGACAAGTTCGACCTGGCCCGCAAGTTCGGCGCCACCGACTTCGTCAACCCGAGCAAGCTGTCCGTGCCGGTTCAGGAAGCCATCGTCGAGATGACCGACGGCGGCGTCGACTACTCCTTCGAGTGCATCGGCAACGTCAATGTCATGCGTGCCGCGCTCGAATGCGCGCACAAGGGTTGGGGCGAATCCATCATCATCGGCGTCGCCGGTGCCGGTGAAGAGATCTCCACCCGTCCGTTCCAGCTGGTGACCGGACGCGTCTGGAAAGGCTCCGCCTTCGGTGGCGTCAAGGGACGCACCGAACTGCCGGGCTACGTCGAGCGTTACATGGACGGCGCGATCAATCTGGACGACTTCATCACTCACCAGATGCCGTTCGAGAAGATCAACGAATCCTTCGATCTGCTGCACGAAGGCAAGTCGATCCGTACCGTGCTGAGCTTCTGA
- the fghA gene encoding S-formylglutathione hydrolase, with translation MTATEQLELVSANKVHGGWLKRYRHRSGSLDCDMVFAIYLPPQAEQGPVPMLWWLSGLTCTDENFMQKAGAQKKAAELGIALICPDTSPRGVDLPGEDDSYDFGSGAGFYVNATREPWARHYRMYDYVAEELPALVKRHFPVDGERESISGHSMGGHGALICALKNPGRYRSVSAFAPIVNPMACPWGEKAFSGYLGDDRTQWAQWDTCELVKQASHSGAARQELFVEQGENDQFLEEQLKPERLEAVCAELDHPLVLRRQPGYDHSYFFMASFIDEHLTYHAKHLL, from the coding sequence ATGACCGCGACCGAACAACTCGAGCTGGTCAGCGCCAACAAGGTGCATGGCGGCTGGCTCAAGCGTTACCGTCACCGCAGCGGCAGCCTGGATTGCGACATGGTGTTCGCCATCTATCTGCCGCCGCAGGCCGAACAGGGCCCGGTGCCGATGCTGTGGTGGCTGTCGGGGCTGACCTGCACCGACGAGAACTTCATGCAGAAGGCCGGCGCGCAGAAGAAGGCGGCGGAGCTGGGCATCGCCCTGATCTGTCCGGATACCAGCCCGCGTGGCGTGGACCTGCCCGGCGAAGACGACAGCTACGACTTCGGCAGCGGTGCCGGCTTCTACGTCAATGCCACCCGCGAGCCGTGGGCGCGCCATTACCGCATGTACGACTACGTCGCCGAGGAGCTGCCGGCGCTCGTCAAGCGTCACTTCCCGGTGGATGGCGAACGCGAGTCCATCTCCGGTCACTCCATGGGCGGCCACGGCGCGCTGATCTGCGCGCTGAAGAATCCGGGCCGCTATCGCTCGGTCTCGGCCTTCGCGCCGATCGTCAATCCGATGGCCTGCCCGTGGGGCGAGAAGGCCTTCAGCGGCTATCTCGGGGATGACCGCACCCAGTGGGCGCAGTGGGATACCTGCGAGCTGGTCAAGCAGGCGAGCCACAGCGGCGCCGCGCGTCAGGAGCTGTTCGTCGAGCAGGGCGAGAATGATCAATTCCTCGAGGAGCAGCTCAAGCCGGAGCGCCTGGAGGCGGTCTGCGCCGAGCTGGATCATCCGCTTGTCCTGCGCCGTCAACCCGGCTACGACCACAGCTACTTCTTCATGGCCAGCTTCATCGATGAGCATTTGACCTACCACGCGAAACACCTTCTTTGA
- a CDS encoding dipeptidase, protein MSEFSSSFGGSDAARALHDDSIVIDGLVIAKWQRELFEDMRKGGLTAANCTVSVWEGFQATVNNIVKSNQLIAKSSDLVCVARTAADIRAAKAAGKTGIIYGFQNANAYEDQIGYVDVFKQLGVGIVQMCYNTQNLVGTGCYERDGGLSGFGREMVAEMNRVGVMCDLSHVGSKTSEEVILESKVPVCYSHCAPAGLKDHPRNKSDAELRFIAEHGGFVGVTMFTPFLKAGVNATVDDYVEAIEYVMNLVGEDAIGIGTDFTQGHGQDFFEWLTHDKGYARRLTNFGKIVNPEGIRTIGEFPNLTEALLRRGMSEHQVRKIMGENWLRTLENVWGG, encoded by the coding sequence ATGTCCGAATTCTCCTCCTCCTTCGGTGGGTCCGATGCGGCCCGCGCCCTGCACGATGACAGCATCGTCATCGATGGTCTGGTGATCGCCAAGTGGCAGCGCGAGCTGTTCGAGGACATGCGCAAGGGCGGTCTGACCGCGGCCAACTGCACCGTCTCGGTGTGGGAAGGCTTCCAGGCGACCGTCAACAACATCGTCAAGAGCAACCAGCTGATCGCCAAGAGCAGTGATCTGGTCTGCGTGGCGCGCACCGCCGCCGACATCCGCGCCGCCAAGGCCGCCGGCAAGACCGGCATCATCTACGGCTTCCAGAATGCCAACGCCTATGAAGACCAGATCGGCTATGTCGATGTCTTCAAGCAGCTCGGCGTGGGTATCGTTCAGATGTGCTACAACACCCAGAATCTGGTCGGCACCGGTTGCTATGAGCGCGATGGCGGTCTGTCGGGCTTCGGGCGCGAGATGGTCGCCGAGATGAACCGCGTCGGCGTGATGTGTGATCTCTCCCACGTCGGCTCGAAGACCTCCGAGGAAGTCATTCTCGAATCCAAGGTGCCTGTCTGCTATTCCCACTGCGCGCCGGCCGGTCTCAAGGACCACCCGCGCAACAAGTCCGATGCCGAGCTGCGCTTCATCGCCGAACACGGCGGCTTCGTCGGCGTCACCATGTTCACCCCCTTCCTCAAGGCCGGCGTCAACGCCACCGTCGACGACTACGTCGAGGCCATCGAATACGTGATGAATCTGGTCGGCGAGGATGCCATCGGCATCGGTACCGACTTCACCCAGGGTCACGGGCAGGACTTCTTCGAGTGGCTGACCCACGACAAGGGTTACGCCCGTCGTCTCACCAACTTCGGCAAGATCGTCAATCCGGAAGGCATCCGCACCATCGGCGAGTTCCCCAATCTGACCGAGGCGCTGCTGCGTCGCGGCATGAGCGAGCATCAGGTGCGCAAGATCATGGGTGAGAACTGGCTGCGCACGCTGGAAAACGTCTGGGGCGGCTGA
- a CDS encoding DUF5943 domain-containing protein: MSKMAPELPIEVDSETGIWTSDALPMLYVPRHFFINNHVAVEEALGVEKYAEILYHAGYKSAWHWCEKEAELHGLVGVEVFEHYMKRLSQRGWGLFITEEIDLERGTCKVRLEHSCFVYQQGKTGTKLEYMFTGWFAGAMDQILAARGSELRTVAAQTQSGGEEGCDVGYFEVAPGTV, encoded by the coding sequence ATGAGCAAGATGGCCCCTGAACTGCCGATCGAAGTGGATAGCGAGACAGGCATCTGGACCTCCGACGCCCTGCCGATGCTGTACGTGCCGCGTCACTTCTTCATCAACAACCACGTCGCGGTGGAAGAGGCGCTGGGCGTGGAGAAGTATGCCGAGATTCTCTACCACGCCGGCTACAAGAGCGCCTGGCACTGGTGCGAGAAGGAAGCCGAGCTGCACGGCCTGGTCGGGGTGGAGGTCTTCGAGCATTACATGAAGCGTCTGTCACAGCGCGGCTGGGGCCTGTTCATCACCGAGGAGATCGATCTGGAGCGCGGCACCTGCAAGGTGCGCCTGGAACACTCCTGCTTCGTCTATCAGCAGGGCAAGACCGGCACAAAGCTTGAGTACATGTTCACCGGCTGGTTCGCAGGCGCGATGGACCAGATTCTGGCCGCGCGTGGCAGCGAGCTGCGCACCGTCGCCGCCCAGACCCAGAGCGGTGGTGAGGAAGGCTGTGACGTGGGGTATTTCGAGGTCGCTCCCGGAACAGTGTGA
- a CDS encoding nitrilase-related carbon-nitrogen hydrolase, with the protein MSNDSRISHTEDAGKLRCAVIQMGLNVSTDLEPAQIRDAMNEAHLPLIDQAGEAGVKILCFQEVFNQPYFCPSQDAKWYAAAERVPDGPTVTLMQQYAKKHQMVIIVPIYEEVQPGVYYNTAAVIDADGSYLGKYHKTHIPQVAGFWEKFFFKPGKSDWPVFDTAYGRIGVYICYDRHFPEGWRALALNGAEIIFNPSATVAGLSQYLWELEQPASAAANGCYIAAINRVGHEQPWDIGEFYGSSYFVNPRGQIEAQASATEDELLIHDLDMSMVREVRNNWQFFRDRRPDAYTRLTDGE; encoded by the coding sequence ATGTCGAACGATTCCCGCATCTCCCATACCGAGGATGCCGGCAAGCTGCGCTGCGCCGTCATCCAGATGGGACTCAACGTCTCCACCGACCTCGAGCCCGCGCAGATCCGTGATGCCATGAACGAGGCCCACCTGCCGCTGATCGACCAGGCCGGTGAAGCAGGCGTCAAGATCCTGTGCTTCCAGGAAGTCTTCAATCAGCCCTACTTCTGCCCGAGCCAGGATGCCAAGTGGTATGCCGCCGCCGAGCGCGTGCCCGACGGCCCCACCGTCACCCTGATGCAGCAGTACGCGAAGAAGCATCAGATGGTGATCATCGTGCCCATCTACGAGGAAGTGCAGCCGGGGGTGTACTACAACACCGCCGCCGTCATCGATGCCGACGGCAGCTATCTGGGCAAGTATCACAAGACCCACATCCCGCAGGTGGCGGGCTTCTGGGAGAAATTCTTCTTCAAGCCGGGCAAGTCCGACTGGCCGGTCTTCGACACCGCCTACGGGCGCATCGGCGTCTACATCTGCTACGACCGCCACTTCCCGGAAGGCTGGCGTGCGCTGGCGCTCAACGGCGCCGAGATCATCTTCAATCCCTCCGCTACCGTCGCGGGCCTCTCCCAATATCTGTGGGAGCTGGAGCAACCCGCCTCCGCCGCCGCCAATGGCTGCTACATCGCCGCCATCAACCGCGTCGGCCATGAACAGCCCTGGGATATCGGCGAGTTCTACGGCTCCTCCTATTTCGTGAATCCACGCGGCCAGATCGAAGCCCAGGCCAGCGCCACCGAGGATGAGCTGCTGATCCACGACCTCGACATGTCGATGGTGCGCGAGGTGCGCAACAACTGGCAGTTCTTCCGCGACCGCCGTCCGGACGCCTATACCCGCCTCACCGATGGTGAATGA
- a CDS encoding LysR family transcriptional regulator, which translates to MQRWDRIEAFVEVVRIGSFSGAARHLGVSSSHVSRLISQLEAQLDTQLLYRTTRQTRLTDAGQVYFEHCHHLFDGFRAAEQAIGDFHARPSGVLKLTSATTFGERYVAPLVNDFQLLHPQLEVQMHFTNRPVELIDEGFDVAIRMGVLKDSSLIARRLVDRREFVVASHDYFQQAPRPHTLAELSSHRCLAGSKREWLFEVEGQRREVRITGSWQANSGPALLDATLKGLGLAQIPDYYVAPHLASGKLISVLDEYQVRDTGVWIVYPRHRHLSPKVRQFVDFMVERFEGGIPGLVG; encoded by the coding sequence ATGCAGCGCTGGGACCGTATCGAAGCCTTCGTGGAAGTCGTCAGAATCGGCTCATTTTCCGGTGCCGCCCGTCATCTCGGGGTGTCCAGCTCACATGTCAGTCGTCTGATCAGCCAGCTGGAAGCCCAGCTCGATACCCAATTGCTCTACCGCACCACCCGTCAGACGCGTCTCACCGATGCCGGACAGGTGTATTTCGAGCACTGCCATCACCTCTTCGATGGCTTCCGCGCCGCCGAACAGGCCATCGGTGACTTCCACGCCCGCCCCAGCGGCGTGCTCAAGCTGACCAGCGCCACCACCTTCGGCGAGCGCTACGTCGCGCCGCTGGTCAACGACTTCCAGCTGCTGCACCCGCAACTGGAAGTGCAGATGCACTTCACCAACCGCCCGGTGGAACTGATCGACGAGGGTTTCGACGTCGCCATCCGCATGGGCGTGCTCAAGGATTCCTCGCTGATCGCAAGGCGGCTGGTGGACCGCCGCGAATTCGTGGTCGCCTCGCATGACTACTTCCAGCAGGCGCCGCGCCCGCACACCCTGGCCGAGCTCTCCAGTCACCGCTGTCTGGCCGGTTCCAAGCGCGAATGGCTGTTCGAGGTCGAGGGTCAGCGCCGTGAGGTGCGCATCACCGGCAGCTGGCAGGCCAACTCCGGCCCGGCGCTGTTGGACGCCACGCTCAAGGGCCTTGGCCTTGCTCAGATTCCCGACTATTACGTCGCGCCCCATCTGGCCAGCGGCAAGCTGATCTCGGTGCTGGATGAGTACCAGGTGCGCGATACCGGGGTGTGGATCGTCTATCCCCGCCACCGCCACCTCTCGCCCAAGGTGCGCCAGTTCGTCGATTTCATGGTCGAGCGCTTCGAGGGCGGCATCCCCGGTCTGGTGGGCTGA
- the hydA gene encoding dihydropyrimidinase: protein MAILIKGGSIQTHEERYTADVLCDGETITAIGTDLDVPDDCEVIDASGCLVMPGGIDPHTHMQLPFMGTVASEDFQSGTAAALAGGTTMIIDFVIPSPQQPLMEAYHTWREWAEKSCCDYSFHVAVTWWDESVSQDMQTLVSDYGVNSFKHFMAYKNAIMAPDDTLVSSFARCLELGAIPTVHAENGELVYHLQQKLLADGITGPEAHPLSRPPQVEGEAASRAIRIAGTLGTPVYLVHVSTADALEEIRYAREHGQPVYGEVLAGHLLIDEEVYQNKSWEFAAGHVMSPPFRSLVHRQALWGGIQSGDLQTTATDHCCFCAEQKEMGKDDFSKIPNGTAGVEDRMAMLWHEGVNTGRFSAEDFVGLTSTNAAKIFNLYPRKGAIRVGSDADIVVWDPNAERTISAKTHHQNIDFNIFEGRTVKGIPRHTISRGDWAWRDGELHARRGHGQYVERPPYPSVFDQLKARAESNVVSAVDRS, encoded by the coding sequence ATGGCAATCCTGATCAAGGGCGGCAGCATCCAGACCCACGAAGAGCGCTACACCGCCGATGTGCTGTGTGACGGCGAGACCATCACCGCCATCGGCACCGACCTGGACGTCCCGGACGACTGCGAAGTGATCGACGCCAGCGGCTGTCTGGTGATGCCCGGCGGCATCGATCCGCACACCCACATGCAGCTGCCCTTCATGGGCACCGTGGCCAGCGAGGACTTCCAGAGCGGCACCGCCGCGGCACTGGCCGGCGGCACCACCATGATCATCGATTTCGTGATTCCCTCCCCCCAGCAACCGCTGATGGAGGCCTATCACACCTGGCGCGAATGGGCCGAGAAGTCGTGCTGCGACTACAGCTTCCACGTCGCCGTCACCTGGTGGGACGAGAGCGTCAGCCAGGACATGCAGACGCTGGTTTCCGATTACGGGGTCAACAGCTTCAAGCACTTCATGGCCTACAAGAACGCCATCATGGCGCCGGATGACACCCTCGTCTCGAGCTTCGCGCGCTGCCTGGAGCTGGGCGCGATTCCCACCGTGCATGCCGAGAACGGCGAGCTGGTCTACCACCTGCAGCAGAAGCTGCTGGCCGATGGCATCACCGGGCCGGAAGCGCATCCGCTGTCGCGTCCGCCGCAGGTCGAGGGCGAGGCCGCCAGCCGTGCCATCCGCATCGCCGGCACTCTGGGCACGCCGGTGTATCTGGTTCACGTCTCCACCGCCGATGCGCTGGAGGAGATCCGCTACGCGCGTGAGCACGGTCAGCCGGTCTACGGCGAGGTGCTGGCAGGCCATCTGCTGATCGATGAAGAGGTCTATCAGAACAAGAGCTGGGAATTCGCGGCAGGCCACGTGATGAGCCCACCGTTCCGCTCGCTGGTGCACCGCCAGGCGCTGTGGGGCGGCATCCAGTCCGGTGACCTGCAGACCACCGCCACCGATCACTGCTGCTTCTGCGCCGAGCAGAAGGAGATGGGCAAGGACGACTTCTCGAAGATTCCCAACGGCACCGCCGGGGTCGAGGACCGCATGGCGATGCTGTGGCACGAGGGCGTCAACACCGGGCGCTTCTCCGCCGAGGACTTCGTCGGCCTGACCTCCACCAATGCCGCCAAGATCTTCAATCTGTATCCGCGCAAGGGCGCGATTCGCGTCGGCAGTGACGCCGATATCGTGGTCTGGGACCCCAACGCCGAACGCACCATCTCGGCCAAGACTCACCATCAGAACATCGACTTCAACATCTTCGAAGGCCGCACCGTCAAGGGCATTCCGCGCCACACCATCAGCCGCGGCGACTGGGCATGGCGCGATGGTGAGCTGCATGCCAGGCGCGGCCACGGCCAGTACGTCGAACGCCCGCCCTACCCCAGTGTCTTCGACCAGCTCAAGGCCCGCGCCGAGAGCAATGTCGTCAGTGCCGTGGATCGCAGCTGA
- the mtgA gene encoding monofunctional biosynthetic peptidoglycan transglycosylase, giving the protein MERLRWLAVWAFKVVACWMVACIGLVVLLRFVPLPVSMVMLEKWGYGLVTGEPMALQHDWVPMEQISNNARLAVIASEDQKFPDHYGFDVDQIVKAIDARLAGERLRGASTISQQTAKNVFLWNGRSWVRKGLEVWFTILIEVIWPKERILEVYLNVAEWGPGVFGVEAAAEHHFNTDAASLSAYQASLLAAVLPNPIRFNAGKPSAYIQRRASWTRRQMNNLGMGYLKRLEQPRGWLSWDLLPSLKELSPAH; this is encoded by the coding sequence ATGGAGCGTCTGCGCTGGCTGGCGGTGTGGGCATTCAAGGTCGTCGCCTGCTGGATGGTGGCCTGCATCGGCCTGGTGGTATTGCTGCGCTTCGTGCCGCTGCCGGTGTCGATGGTGATGCTGGAGAAGTGGGGCTATGGCCTGGTCACCGGCGAGCCGATGGCGCTGCAGCATGACTGGGTGCCGATGGAACAGATTTCCAACAATGCCCGTCTGGCGGTGATCGCCTCGGAAGACCAGAAGTTTCCCGATCACTACGGCTTCGATGTCGATCAGATCGTCAAGGCCATCGATGCGCGGCTGGCCGGTGAACGTCTACGCGGCGCCAGTACCATCAGTCAGCAGACCGCCAAGAATGTCTTCCTGTGGAATGGGCGCAGCTGGGTGCGCAAGGGGCTGGAGGTCTGGTTCACTATCCTGATCGAGGTGATCTGGCCCAAGGAGCGCATTCTCGAGGTCTACCTGAATGTCGCCGAATGGGGGCCGGGGGTCTTCGGTGTCGAGGCCGCGGCCGAGCATCACTTCAATACCGATGCCGCCAGCCTGTCCGCCTACCAGGCCAGCCTGCTGGCGGCGGTATTGCCCAACCCGATCCGCTTCAATGCCGGCAAGCCCTCGGCCTATATCCAGCGGCGTGCCAGCTGGACGCGCCGCCAGATGAACAATCTCGGCATGGGCTATCTCAAGCGCCTGGAACAGCCGCGTGGCTGGTTGAGCTGGGACCTGCTGCCTTCGCTGAAGGAGCTGTCCCCCGCGCATTGA
- a CDS encoding GlxA family transcriptional regulator yields the protein MAGETRQPQTIGFLLLDSFTLISLASAVEPLRMANQLAGRELYRWYTVALEGAPVRASDGLQVTPDTSTEACPPLDIVIVCGGVGIQRSVHRPHVSWLQAQARAGRKLGAVCTGSWALAQAGLLEGHETSIHWECLAAMQEAFPRVPLTTRLFSIDQDRATASGGTAPMDMMLTMIGREHGRELAAGISEMFICDRVRGEQDQQRVPLKHVLGTTQPKLLEIVALMEANLEEPIGLDELAHYVDVSRRQLERLFQRYLHCSPSRYYLKLRLTRARQLLKQTALSIIEVASACGFVSTPHFSKCYREYFGMPPRDERIGGERSVSVLEVPCRADGDHQLTGVASLEGLLHQSIGQSMGGNAPLQPASESPVSSAILALANARGEPTYASVRLQG from the coding sequence ATGGCCGGCGAGACGCGTCAGCCGCAGACCATCGGCTTCCTGCTGCTCGACAGCTTCACGCTCATCTCGCTGGCCTCGGCGGTGGAACCGCTGCGCATGGCCAATCAGCTGGCCGGACGCGAGCTGTACCGCTGGTATACCGTGGCGCTGGAAGGCGCCCCCGTGCGCGCCAGCGATGGCCTGCAGGTCACGCCCGATACCTCCACCGAGGCCTGCCCGCCGCTGGATATCGTCATCGTGTGCGGTGGCGTCGGTATCCAGCGCTCCGTGCATCGCCCGCATGTCAGCTGGCTGCAGGCGCAGGCACGTGCCGGCCGCAAGCTGGGTGCCGTCTGCACCGGCAGCTGGGCGCTGGCCCAGGCGGGGCTGCTCGAAGGCCATGAGACCAGCATCCACTGGGAGTGTCTGGCCGCGATGCAGGAAGCCTTCCCGCGCGTGCCGCTGACCACGCGACTGTTCTCCATCGATCAGGACCGCGCCACGGCCTCCGGCGGTACTGCGCCGATGGACATGATGCTGACCATGATCGGTCGCGAGCATGGCCGCGAGCTGGCGGCGGGCATCTCCGAGATGTTCATCTGCGACCGGGTGCGTGGCGAGCAGGACCAGCAGCGCGTGCCGCTCAAGCATGTACTGGGCACCACCCAGCCGAAGCTTCTGGAAATCGTCGCGCTGATGGAGGCCAATCTGGAAGAGCCCATCGGCCTGGACGAGCTGGCGCACTATGTCGATGTCTCGCGCCGTCAGCTGGAGCGTCTGTTCCAGCGCTATCTGCACTGCTCGCCGTCGCGCTACTACCTCAAGCTGCGCCTGACCCGCGCGCGTCAGCTGCTCAAGCAGACGGCGTTGTCGATCATCGAGGTGGCCTCGGCCTGTGGCTTCGTGTCCACGCCGCACTTCTCCAAGTGCTACCGCGAGTACTTCGGCATGCCACCGCGTGACGAGCGCATCGGTGGCGAGCGCAGTGTCAGCGTGCTGGAGGTACCGTGTCGCGCCGATGGCGACCATCAGCTGACCGGTGTCGCCAGTCTGGAAGGGCTGCTGCACCAGTCGATCGGCCAGAGCATGGGCGGCAATGCGCCTCTGCAACCGGCCAGCGAGTCCCCCGTCTCCTCGGCGATTCTGGCACTGGCCAATGCGCGCGGTGAGCCGACCTACGCCAGCGTGCGTCTGCAGGGCTGA
- a CDS encoding NCS1 family nucleobase:cation symporter-1, producing the protein MAPTQTRSHMVRSNEEMIELVVAQDVARSPRYNEDIAPTRSAERTWSRWNIAALWVGMSICVPTYTLGGVLTAYFGLSVGEALFTILIANLVVLIPLTLNAFPGTRFGIPFPVVLRSSFGIIGSNVPCMIRAVVACGWFGIQTMFGGLAIHLLLSSLSADWKALGGVGEVIGFFVFWALNLFVVIRGAESIKWLETLSAPLLLAVGVGLMVWALPHTSISELLAQPPNRPEGDGVASYFMAGLTAMVGFWATLSLNIPDFSRYAKSQKDQIVGQIIGLPLTMFFFAALGVVLTAASSSLVGETISDPVNLIGRIDSPGWVAIAMVLIIIATLSTNTAANIVSPTNDFQNIAPKLINQTRGVLLTGLVGVLLMGFELIKKMGWIVSDVSLESLYSNWLLGYSSLLGPIAGIMIVDYFVIRRQSFDLPALYLDGSTYPAFNPAGFIAFFVPVGLTVISFSQPGLSWFYDYGWFTGSLLGALVYFVASKLLVKAPPVHLPEAVPGSGAQRA; encoded by the coding sequence ATGGCCCCGACACAGACGCGCTCGCACATGGTGCGCAGCAATGAGGAAATGATCGAGCTGGTGGTGGCACAGGATGTCGCCCGCAGCCCGCGTTACAACGAGGATATCGCGCCGACCAGAAGTGCCGAACGCACCTGGTCGCGCTGGAATATCGCCGCACTGTGGGTCGGCATGTCGATCTGCGTGCCGACCTACACCCTGGGTGGCGTCCTGACCGCCTACTTCGGCCTGAGCGTCGGCGAGGCGCTGTTCACGATCCTGATCGCCAACCTGGTGGTGCTGATTCCGCTGACGCTGAACGCCTTCCCCGGCACGCGCTTCGGGATCCCCTTCCCGGTGGTGCTGCGCTCCTCCTTCGGGATCATCGGCTCCAACGTGCCGTGCATGATTCGCGCGGTGGTCGCCTGTGGCTGGTTCGGTATCCAGACGATGTTCGGCGGACTGGCGATTCACCTGCTGCTGTCGAGCCTCTCGGCCGACTGGAAGGCGCTGGGCGGGGTAGGCGAGGTCATCGGCTTCTTCGTGTTCTGGGCGCTCAACCTGTTCGTGGTGATTCGCGGCGCGGAATCCATCAAGTGGCTGGAGACGCTCTCCGCGCCCTTGCTGCTGGCGGTGGGCGTCGGCCTGATGGTGTGGGCGCTGCCGCATACCTCGATCAGCGAGCTGCTGGCCCAGCCGCCGAATCGTCCCGAAGGCGATGGCGTGGCCAGCTACTTCATGGCGGGCCTGACCGCGATGGTCGGCTTCTGGGCGACGCTGTCGCTGAACATTCCTGACTTCAGTCGTTACGCGAAGAGCCAGAAGGACCAGATCGTCGGTCAGATCATCGGCCTGCCGCTGACGATGTTCTTCTTCGCCGCGCTCGGCGTGGTGCTGACGGCCGCTTCCAGCTCGCTGGTGGGCGAGACCATCTCTGACCCGGTCAACCTGATCGGTCGCATCGACAGTCCCGGCTGGGTCGCCATCGCCATGGTGCTGATCATCATCGCGACGCTCTCCACCAATACCGCCGCCAACATCGTCTCGCCGACCAATGACTTCCAGAACATCGCGCCCAAGCTGATCAACCAGACGCGCGGCGTGCTGCTGACCGGGCTGGTCGGGGTGCTGCTGATGGGCTTCGAGCTGATTAAGAAGATGGGCTGGATCGTCTCGGACGTGAGTCTCGAGAGCCTCTATTCCAACTGGCTGCTGGGCTATTCGAGTCTGCTGGGGCCGATCGCGGGGATCATGATCGTCGACTACTTCGTGATCCGTCGTCAGTCCTTTGATCTGCCGGCACTCTATCTGGATGGCAGCACCTATCCGGCCTTCAATCCGGCGGGCTTCATCGCCTTCTTCGTGCCGGTGGGACTGACGGTGATCAGCTTCTCGCAGCCTGGGCTGTCCTGGTTCTACGACTACGGCTGGTTCACCGGCTCGCTGCTGGGGGCGCTGGTCTATTTCGTGGCCAGCAAGCTGCTGGTCAAGGCACCACCAGTACATCTGCCCGAGGCAGTACCTGGCAGCGGCGCGCAGCGCGCCTGA